One window of the Ochrobactrum vermis genome contains the following:
- a CDS encoding type IV secretory system conjugative DNA transfer family protein → MSKGYKAVYLIFCAGIAFLVWTLAYGVVLGVVYKDSRILNITITENPFAPLQQVWAYASNSTLQRVAIGALLPAIAAAIFAGYLGLRRYENPLGDAAFQDVMGLRRGKWFRKTGHIFGRFGRNVLRAADSRHHLIIGPTRSGKGAGYVIPNALMHEGSMIVSDLKGEIFKATAGYRKKNGSQVFLFAPGSERTNRYNPLDFVRPERGNRTTDIQNIASILVPENVGSENSVWQGLAQQVVAGIISYVLESPYYHGRRNLGEVVSFVNSGVDLQAQIKFIKEKEPNLSKYTVESFNAFLALSERAAASALLDIQNALRPFRNERIVAATEVTDMDIAAMKRRPISIYLAPNITDITILRPLLTLFVQQVMNILTLEHDPNSLPVYFLLDEFRQLKKMDEIMTKLPYVAGYNIKLAIIIQDLKNLDEIYGETSRHSLLGNCGYQLVLGANDQATAEYASRALGKRTIRYKSESRTIEILGLPRRTKVEQIRERDLMMPQEVRQMPESKMILLVEGQRPIYGDKLRFFNTQPFKSAEAYSQSRVPDVPTIEYLPHRPVPALTSEYAHDGQRAAEQTISPLPYSPQPDEKPRPKASITASPSIAESGDGNQENTRTVNLSVKLPSTGKDKKSAIPPGNIDDRIEEVEAKLKPSAERLLKAVNEKVDASGTSPRKRKSYLDIFNATVPDPEDIGLMTISN, encoded by the coding sequence TAGCCTTCCTTGTCTGGACCTTGGCTTATGGGGTCGTACTCGGGGTAGTCTATAAAGACAGCCGAATTTTGAATATCACCATCACCGAAAATCCTTTTGCTCCGCTTCAGCAAGTCTGGGCCTACGCGTCCAACTCAACTCTGCAACGAGTTGCCATCGGTGCCTTGCTACCTGCCATCGCCGCCGCCATTTTTGCGGGCTATCTCGGTCTTAGACGCTACGAAAACCCCTTGGGGGATGCGGCTTTTCAGGACGTCATGGGCCTTCGTCGCGGCAAGTGGTTCCGTAAGACAGGGCACATATTCGGGCGGTTCGGCCGCAATGTGCTGCGAGCGGCAGACAGTCGCCATCATCTGATTATCGGTCCTACACGATCGGGTAAGGGAGCGGGCTATGTCATTCCAAACGCTCTCATGCATGAAGGTTCAATGATCGTATCCGACTTGAAGGGCGAAATTTTCAAGGCGACAGCCGGATATCGCAAGAAGAATGGCAGTCAGGTCTTCCTCTTCGCTCCCGGCTCGGAGAGGACAAATCGTTATAATCCTCTGGATTTTGTGCGACCCGAGCGCGGCAATCGCACAACGGATATTCAGAATATCGCCAGCATTCTGGTTCCCGAAAATGTTGGCTCTGAAAACTCAGTTTGGCAGGGCTTGGCTCAACAGGTCGTAGCCGGAATTATAAGCTATGTTCTGGAGAGCCCCTATTATCATGGACGGCGCAACCTCGGCGAAGTCGTTTCCTTCGTGAACAGTGGCGTTGATCTTCAGGCGCAGATCAAGTTCATCAAGGAAAAAGAGCCGAACCTTTCAAAATATACGGTCGAAAGCTTCAACGCGTTTCTGGCATTGTCTGAACGCGCCGCAGCATCCGCGCTCCTCGATATCCAAAACGCGCTCAGACCCTTTAGAAATGAACGTATCGTAGCCGCGACGGAAGTAACCGACATGGATATCGCCGCCATGAAACGGCGGCCTATCTCTATTTATCTGGCACCCAATATTACCGATATTACGATCTTGCGCCCACTTCTCACATTGTTCGTGCAACAGGTCATGAACATTCTGACACTGGAACACGATCCAAATTCGCTACCCGTCTATTTTTTGCTGGATGAATTTCGGCAGCTTAAAAAGATGGATGAGATTATGACGAAGCTTCCCTATGTGGCTGGTTATAATATTAAGCTTGCTATCATCATTCAGGATCTCAAGAATCTCGACGAGATTTATGGCGAGACTTCGCGTCACTCCCTTCTCGGCAACTGTGGTTATCAGCTGGTGCTAGGTGCCAACGACCAGGCGACAGCGGAATATGCATCCCGGGCACTCGGAAAAAGAACCATCCGCTACAAGTCGGAATCCCGTACCATCGAAATTCTCGGTTTACCTCGGCGCACAAAAGTTGAGCAAATCCGGGAACGCGATTTGATGATGCCGCAAGAAGTGCGGCAAATGCCAGAAAGCAAGATGATCTTGCTCGTCGAAGGTCAACGACCGATCTATGGCGACAAGCTGCGATTTTTCAACACCCAACCCTTCAAATCCGCTGAAGCTTATTCGCAATCGCGCGTTCCTGATGTGCCGACGATTGAATATTTGCCCCATAGGCCAGTACCAGCACTCACGAGCGAATACGCGCACGACGGGCAACGGGCCGCTGAGCAGACAATCAGCCCCCTGCCCTACAGTCCTCAGCCAGATGAGAAACCTCGGCCGAAAGCCAGCATAACCGCCTCCCCGTCGATTGCTGAATCTGGTGACGGGAACCAAGAAAATACCAGGACGGTAAATCTGAGCGTCAAATTGCCATCAACAGGCAAAGACAAGAAATCGGCAATCCCACCGGGTAATATCGATGATCGGATAGAAGAAGTCGAAGCGAAACTTAAACCGAGCGCAGAACGATTATTGAAGGCTGTCAATGAGAAAGTTGATGCTTCTGGAACATCCCCTCGAAAGCGGAAAAGTTATCTCGACATATTCAACGCTACAGTGCCAGACCCGGAAGATATTGGCCTGATGACCATTTCCAACTAG